From one Orcinus orca chromosome 10, mOrcOrc1.1, whole genome shotgun sequence genomic stretch:
- the ABTB1 gene encoding ankyrin repeat and BTB/POZ domain-containing protein 1 isoform X8 encodes MDTCDLFSSCRKGDVGRVRYLLEQRDVEVNVRDKWDSTPLYYACLCGHEELVLYLLANGARCEANTFDGERCLYGAQSEAIRRALRDYKQVTASYRRRDYYYSCLLRLLEQGIHSDVVFLVHGKSFRAHRCILGARSTYFAHMLDTKWKGKSVVVLRHPLINPVAFGALLQYLYTGCLDVGVEHVGDCERLAKQCQLWDLLGDLEAKCELASKPGTCVKVLTIEPPQVDPRLREDLALLADCALPPELRGDLGELPFPCDGFSSCPDVCFRVDGYSFLCHKAFFCGRSDYFRALLDDHFRENEELEASGGLLAITLHDVSPAVFTHVLYYVYSDHTELPPELAYDVLSVADMYLLPGLKQLCGRGLAQLLDEDSVVGVWRVAKLFGLARLEDQCTKYMAKVIEKLLEREDFVEAVKEEAAAVTARQETDSIPLVDDIRFHLGSTAQTCSAMEQAERQLRALEDLLASVGLDC; translated from the exons ATGGATACCTGCGACCTGTTCTCCAGCTGCAGGAAGGGGGACGTGGGCCGAGTGCG GTACCTGCTGGAGCAGCGAGACGTGGAGGTGAATGTGCGGGACAAGTGGGACAGCACCCCCTT GTACTATGCCTGCCTCTGTGGACACGAAGAGCTGGTGCTCTACCTGCTAGCCAACG GAGCCCGCTGCGAGGCCAACACCTTCGATGGGGAGCGCTGTCTCTACGGGGCCCAGAGCGAGGCCATCCGCCGGGCCCTGCGTGACTACAAGCAGGTGACGGCCTCCTACCGGCGGCGGGACTACTACTATAGCTGCCTGCTGCG CCTCCTGGAGCAGGGCATCCACAGCGACGTGGTCTTCTTAGTGCACGGCAAGTCCTTCCGGGCACATCGCTGCATCCTGGGTGCTCGCAGCACCTACTTCGCACACATGCTCGACACCAAATGGAAGGGCAAAAGTGTCGTGGTCCTCAGGCACCCTCTG ATCAACCCCGTGGCCTTTGGGGCCCTCCTGCAGTACCTGTACACAG GCTGCCTGGACGTCGGTGTGGAGCATGTCGGCGACTGTGAGCGTCTGGCCAAGCAGTGCCAGCTGTGGGACCTGCTCGGCGACCTGGAGGCCAAGTGTGAGT TGGCTTCCAAGCCAGGCACGTGTGTGAAGGTGCTGACCATTGAGCCCCCCCAGGTAGACCCCCGGCTGCGGGAGGACCTGGCCCTGCTGGCCGACTGTGCCCTGCCCCCCGAGCTCCGG GGTGATCTTGGCGAGCTGCCCTTCCCTTGCGACGGCTTCAGCAGCTGTCCTGATGTCTGCTTCCGAGTGGACGGTTACAGCTTCCTCTGTCACAAG GCCTTCTTCTGTGGCCGCAGCGATTACTTCCGGGCCCTGCTGGATGACCACTTCCGCGAGAACGAGGAGCTGGAGGCGTCAGGCGGCCTCCTGGCCATCACCCTGCACGACGTCTCGCCCGCCGTCTTCACCCATGTGCTGTACTACGTCTACAGTGACCACACCGAG ctgcctcccgaGTTGGCCTACGACGTGCTGAGTGTGGCTGACATGTACCTGTTGCCAGGCCTGAAGCAGCTGTGTGGCCGTGGCCTGGCCCAGCTGCTGGACGAGGACAGCGTGGTGGGCGTGTGGCGCGTGGCCAAGCTGTTTGGCCTGGCGCGCCTGGAGGACCAGTGCACGAAGTACATGGCCAAGGTCATCGAGAAG CTGCTGGAGCGGGAGGACTTCGTGGAGGCGGTGAAGGAGGAGGCCGCGGCCGTGACGGCCCGGCAGGAGACGGACTCCATCCCGCTGGTGGACGACATCCGCTTCCACTTGGGCAGCACCGCGCAGACGTGCAGCGCCATGGAGCAGGCAGAGCGGCAGCTGCGGGCGCTGGAGGACCTGCTGGCGTCTGTCGGCCTGGACTGCTGA
- the ABTB1 gene encoding ankyrin repeat and BTB/POZ domain-containing protein 1 isoform X9: MDTCDLFSSCRKGDVGRVRYLLEQRDVEVNVRDKWDSTPLYYACLCGHEELVLYLLANGARCEANTFDGERCLYGAQSEAIRRALRDYKQVTASYRRRDYYYSCLLRLLEQGIHSDVVFLVHGKSFRAHRCILGARSTYFAHMLDTKWKGKSVVVLRHPLINPVAFGALLQYLYTGCLDVGVEHVGDCERLAKQCQLWDLLGDLEAKLASKPGTCVKVLTIEPPQVDPRLREDLALLADCALPPELRGDLGELPFPCDGFSSCPDVCFRVDGYSFLCHKAFFCGRSDYFRALLDDHFRENEELEASGGLLAITLHDVSPAVFTHVLYYVYSDHTELPPELAYDVLSVADMYLLPGLKQLCGRGLAQLLDEDSVVGVWRVAKLFGLARLEDQCTKYMAKVIEKLLEREDFVEAVKEEAAAVTARQETDSIPLVDDIRFHLGSTAQTCSAMEQAERQLRALEDLLASVGLDC, translated from the exons ATGGATACCTGCGACCTGTTCTCCAGCTGCAGGAAGGGGGACGTGGGCCGAGTGCG GTACCTGCTGGAGCAGCGAGACGTGGAGGTGAATGTGCGGGACAAGTGGGACAGCACCCCCTT GTACTATGCCTGCCTCTGTGGACACGAAGAGCTGGTGCTCTACCTGCTAGCCAACG GAGCCCGCTGCGAGGCCAACACCTTCGATGGGGAGCGCTGTCTCTACGGGGCCCAGAGCGAGGCCATCCGCCGGGCCCTGCGTGACTACAAGCAGGTGACGGCCTCCTACCGGCGGCGGGACTACTACTATAGCTGCCTGCTGCG CCTCCTGGAGCAGGGCATCCACAGCGACGTGGTCTTCTTAGTGCACGGCAAGTCCTTCCGGGCACATCGCTGCATCCTGGGTGCTCGCAGCACCTACTTCGCACACATGCTCGACACCAAATGGAAGGGCAAAAGTGTCGTGGTCCTCAGGCACCCTCTG ATCAACCCCGTGGCCTTTGGGGCCCTCCTGCAGTACCTGTACACAG GCTGCCTGGACGTCGGTGTGGAGCATGTCGGCGACTGTGAGCGTCTGGCCAAGCAGTGCCAGCTGTGGGACCTGCTCGGCGACCTGGAGGCCAAGT TGGCTTCCAAGCCAGGCACGTGTGTGAAGGTGCTGACCATTGAGCCCCCCCAGGTAGACCCCCGGCTGCGGGAGGACCTGGCCCTGCTGGCCGACTGTGCCCTGCCCCCCGAGCTCCGG GGTGATCTTGGCGAGCTGCCCTTCCCTTGCGACGGCTTCAGCAGCTGTCCTGATGTCTGCTTCCGAGTGGACGGTTACAGCTTCCTCTGTCACAAG GCCTTCTTCTGTGGCCGCAGCGATTACTTCCGGGCCCTGCTGGATGACCACTTCCGCGAGAACGAGGAGCTGGAGGCGTCAGGCGGCCTCCTGGCCATCACCCTGCACGACGTCTCGCCCGCCGTCTTCACCCATGTGCTGTACTACGTCTACAGTGACCACACCGAG ctgcctcccgaGTTGGCCTACGACGTGCTGAGTGTGGCTGACATGTACCTGTTGCCAGGCCTGAAGCAGCTGTGTGGCCGTGGCCTGGCCCAGCTGCTGGACGAGGACAGCGTGGTGGGCGTGTGGCGCGTGGCCAAGCTGTTTGGCCTGGCGCGCCTGGAGGACCAGTGCACGAAGTACATGGCCAAGGTCATCGAGAAG CTGCTGGAGCGGGAGGACTTCGTGGAGGCGGTGAAGGAGGAGGCCGCGGCCGTGACGGCCCGGCAGGAGACGGACTCCATCCCGCTGGTGGACGACATCCGCTTCCACTTGGGCAGCACCGCGCAGACGTGCAGCGCCATGGAGCAGGCAGAGCGGCAGCTGCGGGCGCTGGAGGACCTGCTGGCGTCTGTCGGCCTGGACTGCTGA
- the ABTB1 gene encoding ankyrin repeat and BTB/POZ domain-containing protein 1 isoform X7 — protein MDTCDLFSSCRKGDVGRVRYLLEQRDVEVNVRDKWDSTPLYYACLCGHEELVLYLLANGARCEANTFDGERCLYGAQSEAIRRALRDYKQVTASYRRRDYYYSCLLRLLEQGIHSDVVFLVHGKSFRAHRCILGARSTYFAHMLDTKWKGKSVVVLRHPLINPVAFGALLQYLYTELGWWAEARPRGSRGPPQALSLPPALHPYPGCLDVGVEHVGDCERLAKQCQLWDLLGDLEAKCELASKPGTCVKVLTIEPPQVDPRLREDLALLADCALPPELRGDLGELPFPCDGFSSCPDVCFRVDGYSFLCHKAFFCGRSDYFRALLDDHFRENEELEASGGLLAITLHDVSPAVFTHVLYYVYSDHTELPPELAYDVLSVADMYLLPGLKQLCGRGLAQLLDEDSVVGVWRVAKLFGLARLEDQCTKYMAKVIEKLLEREDFVEAVKEEAAAVTARQETDSIPLVDDIRFHLGSTAQTCSAMEQAERQLRALEDLLASVGLDC, from the exons ATGGATACCTGCGACCTGTTCTCCAGCTGCAGGAAGGGGGACGTGGGCCGAGTGCG GTACCTGCTGGAGCAGCGAGACGTGGAGGTGAATGTGCGGGACAAGTGGGACAGCACCCCCTT GTACTATGCCTGCCTCTGTGGACACGAAGAGCTGGTGCTCTACCTGCTAGCCAACG GAGCCCGCTGCGAGGCCAACACCTTCGATGGGGAGCGCTGTCTCTACGGGGCCCAGAGCGAGGCCATCCGCCGGGCCCTGCGTGACTACAAGCAGGTGACGGCCTCCTACCGGCGGCGGGACTACTACTATAGCTGCCTGCTGCG CCTCCTGGAGCAGGGCATCCACAGCGACGTGGTCTTCTTAGTGCACGGCAAGTCCTTCCGGGCACATCGCTGCATCCTGGGTGCTCGCAGCACCTACTTCGCACACATGCTCGACACCAAATGGAAGGGCAAAAGTGTCGTGGTCCTCAGGCACCCTCTG ATCAACCCCGTGGCCTTTGGGGCCCTCCTGCAGTACCTGTACACAG AACTCGGGTGGTGGGCCGAGGCACGGCCGCGGGGCAGCCGAGGGCCCCCTCAGGCTCTgagcctccccccagccctgcaccCATACCCAGGCTGCCTGGACGTCGGTGTGGAGCATGTCGGCGACTGTGAGCGTCTGGCCAAGCAGTGCCAGCTGTGGGACCTGCTCGGCGACCTGGAGGCCAAGTGTGAGT TGGCTTCCAAGCCAGGCACGTGTGTGAAGGTGCTGACCATTGAGCCCCCCCAGGTAGACCCCCGGCTGCGGGAGGACCTGGCCCTGCTGGCCGACTGTGCCCTGCCCCCCGAGCTCCGG GGTGATCTTGGCGAGCTGCCCTTCCCTTGCGACGGCTTCAGCAGCTGTCCTGATGTCTGCTTCCGAGTGGACGGTTACAGCTTCCTCTGTCACAAG GCCTTCTTCTGTGGCCGCAGCGATTACTTCCGGGCCCTGCTGGATGACCACTTCCGCGAGAACGAGGAGCTGGAGGCGTCAGGCGGCCTCCTGGCCATCACCCTGCACGACGTCTCGCCCGCCGTCTTCACCCATGTGCTGTACTACGTCTACAGTGACCACACCGAG ctgcctcccgaGTTGGCCTACGACGTGCTGAGTGTGGCTGACATGTACCTGTTGCCAGGCCTGAAGCAGCTGTGTGGCCGTGGCCTGGCCCAGCTGCTGGACGAGGACAGCGTGGTGGGCGTGTGGCGCGTGGCCAAGCTGTTTGGCCTGGCGCGCCTGGAGGACCAGTGCACGAAGTACATGGCCAAGGTCATCGAGAAG CTGCTGGAGCGGGAGGACTTCGTGGAGGCGGTGAAGGAGGAGGCCGCGGCCGTGACGGCCCGGCAGGAGACGGACTCCATCCCGCTGGTGGACGACATCCGCTTCCACTTGGGCAGCACCGCGCAGACGTGCAGCGCCATGGAGCAGGCAGAGCGGCAGCTGCGGGCGCTGGAGGACCTGCTGGCGTCTGTCGGCCTGGACTGCTGA
- the ABTB1 gene encoding ankyrin repeat and BTB/POZ domain-containing protein 1 isoform X3 has product MLDTKWKGKSVVVLRHPLINPVAFGALLQYLYTALHPYPGCLDVGVEHVGDCERLAKQCQLWDLLGDLEAKCELASKPGTCVKVLTIEPPQVDPRLREDLALLADCALPPELRGDLGELPFPCDGFSSCPDVCFRVDGYSFLCHKAFFCGRSDYFRALLDDHFRENEELEASGGLLAITLHDVSPAVFTHVLYYVYSDHTELPPELAYDVLSVADMYLLPGLKQLCGRGLAQLLDEDSVVGVWRVAKLFGLARLEDQCTKYMAKVIEKLLEREDFVEAVKEEAAAVTARQETDSIPLVDDIRFHLGSTAQTCSAMEQAERQLRALEDLLASVGLDC; this is encoded by the exons ATGCTCGACACCAAATGGAAGGGCAAAAGTGTCGTGGTCCTCAGGCACCCTCTG ATCAACCCCGTGGCCTTTGGGGCCCTCCTGCAGTACCTGTACACAG ccctgcaccCATACCCAGGCTGCCTGGACGTCGGTGTGGAGCATGTCGGCGACTGTGAGCGTCTGGCCAAGCAGTGCCAGCTGTGGGACCTGCTCGGCGACCTGGAGGCCAAGTGTGAGT TGGCTTCCAAGCCAGGCACGTGTGTGAAGGTGCTGACCATTGAGCCCCCCCAGGTAGACCCCCGGCTGCGGGAGGACCTGGCCCTGCTGGCCGACTGTGCCCTGCCCCCCGAGCTCCGG GGTGATCTTGGCGAGCTGCCCTTCCCTTGCGACGGCTTCAGCAGCTGTCCTGATGTCTGCTTCCGAGTGGACGGTTACAGCTTCCTCTGTCACAAG GCCTTCTTCTGTGGCCGCAGCGATTACTTCCGGGCCCTGCTGGATGACCACTTCCGCGAGAACGAGGAGCTGGAGGCGTCAGGCGGCCTCCTGGCCATCACCCTGCACGACGTCTCGCCCGCCGTCTTCACCCATGTGCTGTACTACGTCTACAGTGACCACACCGAG ctgcctcccgaGTTGGCCTACGACGTGCTGAGTGTGGCTGACATGTACCTGTTGCCAGGCCTGAAGCAGCTGTGTGGCCGTGGCCTGGCCCAGCTGCTGGACGAGGACAGCGTGGTGGGCGTGTGGCGCGTGGCCAAGCTGTTTGGCCTGGCGCGCCTGGAGGACCAGTGCACGAAGTACATGGCCAAGGTCATCGAGAAG CTGCTGGAGCGGGAGGACTTCGTGGAGGCGGTGAAGGAGGAGGCCGCGGCCGTGACGGCCCGGCAGGAGACGGACTCCATCCCGCTGGTGGACGACATCCGCTTCCACTTGGGCAGCACCGCGCAGACGTGCAGCGCCATGGAGCAGGCAGAGCGGCAGCTGCGGGCGCTGGAGGACCTGCTGGCGTCTGTCGGCCTGGACTGCTGA
- the ABTB1 gene encoding ankyrin repeat and BTB/POZ domain-containing protein 1 isoform X6, translating to MLDTKWKGKSVVVLRHPLINPVAFGALLQYLYTGCLDVGVEHVGDCERLAKQCQLWDLLGDLEAKLASKPGTCVKVLTIEPPQVDPRLREDLALLADCALPPELRGDLGELPFPCDGFSSCPDVCFRVDGYSFLCHKAFFCGRSDYFRALLDDHFRENEELEASGGLLAITLHDVSPAVFTHVLYYVYSDHTELPPELAYDVLSVADMYLLPGLKQLCGRGLAQLLDEDSVVGVWRVAKLFGLARLEDQCTKYMAKVIEKLLEREDFVEAVKEEAAAVTARQETDSIPLVDDIRFHLGSTAQTCSAMEQAERQLRALEDLLASVGLDC from the exons ATGCTCGACACCAAATGGAAGGGCAAAAGTGTCGTGGTCCTCAGGCACCCTCTG ATCAACCCCGTGGCCTTTGGGGCCCTCCTGCAGTACCTGTACACAG GCTGCCTGGACGTCGGTGTGGAGCATGTCGGCGACTGTGAGCGTCTGGCCAAGCAGTGCCAGCTGTGGGACCTGCTCGGCGACCTGGAGGCCAAGT TGGCTTCCAAGCCAGGCACGTGTGTGAAGGTGCTGACCATTGAGCCCCCCCAGGTAGACCCCCGGCTGCGGGAGGACCTGGCCCTGCTGGCCGACTGTGCCCTGCCCCCCGAGCTCCGG GGTGATCTTGGCGAGCTGCCCTTCCCTTGCGACGGCTTCAGCAGCTGTCCTGATGTCTGCTTCCGAGTGGACGGTTACAGCTTCCTCTGTCACAAG GCCTTCTTCTGTGGCCGCAGCGATTACTTCCGGGCCCTGCTGGATGACCACTTCCGCGAGAACGAGGAGCTGGAGGCGTCAGGCGGCCTCCTGGCCATCACCCTGCACGACGTCTCGCCCGCCGTCTTCACCCATGTGCTGTACTACGTCTACAGTGACCACACCGAG ctgcctcccgaGTTGGCCTACGACGTGCTGAGTGTGGCTGACATGTACCTGTTGCCAGGCCTGAAGCAGCTGTGTGGCCGTGGCCTGGCCCAGCTGCTGGACGAGGACAGCGTGGTGGGCGTGTGGCGCGTGGCCAAGCTGTTTGGCCTGGCGCGCCTGGAGGACCAGTGCACGAAGTACATGGCCAAGGTCATCGAGAAG CTGCTGGAGCGGGAGGACTTCGTGGAGGCGGTGAAGGAGGAGGCCGCGGCCGTGACGGCCCGGCAGGAGACGGACTCCATCCCGCTGGTGGACGACATCCGCTTCCACTTGGGCAGCACCGCGCAGACGTGCAGCGCCATGGAGCAGGCAGAGCGGCAGCTGCGGGCGCTGGAGGACCTGCTGGCGTCTGTCGGCCTGGACTGCTGA
- the ABTB1 gene encoding ankyrin repeat and BTB/POZ domain-containing protein 1 isoform X1, whose translation MLDTKWKGKSVVVLRHPLINPVAFGALLQYLYTELGWWAEARPRGSRGPPQALSLPPALHPYPGCLDVGVEHVGDCERLAKQCQLWDLLGDLEAKCELASKPGTCVKVLTIEPPQVDPRLREDLALLADCALPPELRGDLGELPFPCDGFSSCPDVCFRVDGYSFLCHKAFFCGRSDYFRALLDDHFRENEELEASGGLLAITLHDVSPAVFTHVLYYVYSDHTELPPELAYDVLSVADMYLLPGLKQLCGRGLAQLLDEDSVVGVWRVAKLFGLARLEDQCTKYMAKVIEKLLEREDFVEAVKEEAAAVTARQETDSIPLVDDIRFHLGSTAQTCSAMEQAERQLRALEDLLASVGLDC comes from the exons ATGCTCGACACCAAATGGAAGGGCAAAAGTGTCGTGGTCCTCAGGCACCCTCTG ATCAACCCCGTGGCCTTTGGGGCCCTCCTGCAGTACCTGTACACAG AACTCGGGTGGTGGGCCGAGGCACGGCCGCGGGGCAGCCGAGGGCCCCCTCAGGCTCTgagcctccccccagccctgcaccCATACCCAGGCTGCCTGGACGTCGGTGTGGAGCATGTCGGCGACTGTGAGCGTCTGGCCAAGCAGTGCCAGCTGTGGGACCTGCTCGGCGACCTGGAGGCCAAGTGTGAGT TGGCTTCCAAGCCAGGCACGTGTGTGAAGGTGCTGACCATTGAGCCCCCCCAGGTAGACCCCCGGCTGCGGGAGGACCTGGCCCTGCTGGCCGACTGTGCCCTGCCCCCCGAGCTCCGG GGTGATCTTGGCGAGCTGCCCTTCCCTTGCGACGGCTTCAGCAGCTGTCCTGATGTCTGCTTCCGAGTGGACGGTTACAGCTTCCTCTGTCACAAG GCCTTCTTCTGTGGCCGCAGCGATTACTTCCGGGCCCTGCTGGATGACCACTTCCGCGAGAACGAGGAGCTGGAGGCGTCAGGCGGCCTCCTGGCCATCACCCTGCACGACGTCTCGCCCGCCGTCTTCACCCATGTGCTGTACTACGTCTACAGTGACCACACCGAG ctgcctcccgaGTTGGCCTACGACGTGCTGAGTGTGGCTGACATGTACCTGTTGCCAGGCCTGAAGCAGCTGTGTGGCCGTGGCCTGGCCCAGCTGCTGGACGAGGACAGCGTGGTGGGCGTGTGGCGCGTGGCCAAGCTGTTTGGCCTGGCGCGCCTGGAGGACCAGTGCACGAAGTACATGGCCAAGGTCATCGAGAAG CTGCTGGAGCGGGAGGACTTCGTGGAGGCGGTGAAGGAGGAGGCCGCGGCCGTGACGGCCCGGCAGGAGACGGACTCCATCCCGCTGGTGGACGACATCCGCTTCCACTTGGGCAGCACCGCGCAGACGTGCAGCGCCATGGAGCAGGCAGAGCGGCAGCTGCGGGCGCTGGAGGACCTGCTGGCGTCTGTCGGCCTGGACTGCTGA
- the ABTB1 gene encoding ankyrin repeat and BTB/POZ domain-containing protein 1 isoform X4, translating into MLDTKWKGKSVVVLRHPLINPVAFGALLQYLYTALHPYPGCLDVGVEHVGDCERLAKQCQLWDLLGDLEAKLASKPGTCVKVLTIEPPQVDPRLREDLALLADCALPPELRGDLGELPFPCDGFSSCPDVCFRVDGYSFLCHKAFFCGRSDYFRALLDDHFRENEELEASGGLLAITLHDVSPAVFTHVLYYVYSDHTELPPELAYDVLSVADMYLLPGLKQLCGRGLAQLLDEDSVVGVWRVAKLFGLARLEDQCTKYMAKVIEKLLEREDFVEAVKEEAAAVTARQETDSIPLVDDIRFHLGSTAQTCSAMEQAERQLRALEDLLASVGLDC; encoded by the exons ATGCTCGACACCAAATGGAAGGGCAAAAGTGTCGTGGTCCTCAGGCACCCTCTG ATCAACCCCGTGGCCTTTGGGGCCCTCCTGCAGTACCTGTACACAG ccctgcaccCATACCCAGGCTGCCTGGACGTCGGTGTGGAGCATGTCGGCGACTGTGAGCGTCTGGCCAAGCAGTGCCAGCTGTGGGACCTGCTCGGCGACCTGGAGGCCAAGT TGGCTTCCAAGCCAGGCACGTGTGTGAAGGTGCTGACCATTGAGCCCCCCCAGGTAGACCCCCGGCTGCGGGAGGACCTGGCCCTGCTGGCCGACTGTGCCCTGCCCCCCGAGCTCCGG GGTGATCTTGGCGAGCTGCCCTTCCCTTGCGACGGCTTCAGCAGCTGTCCTGATGTCTGCTTCCGAGTGGACGGTTACAGCTTCCTCTGTCACAAG GCCTTCTTCTGTGGCCGCAGCGATTACTTCCGGGCCCTGCTGGATGACCACTTCCGCGAGAACGAGGAGCTGGAGGCGTCAGGCGGCCTCCTGGCCATCACCCTGCACGACGTCTCGCCCGCCGTCTTCACCCATGTGCTGTACTACGTCTACAGTGACCACACCGAG ctgcctcccgaGTTGGCCTACGACGTGCTGAGTGTGGCTGACATGTACCTGTTGCCAGGCCTGAAGCAGCTGTGTGGCCGTGGCCTGGCCCAGCTGCTGGACGAGGACAGCGTGGTGGGCGTGTGGCGCGTGGCCAAGCTGTTTGGCCTGGCGCGCCTGGAGGACCAGTGCACGAAGTACATGGCCAAGGTCATCGAGAAG CTGCTGGAGCGGGAGGACTTCGTGGAGGCGGTGAAGGAGGAGGCCGCGGCCGTGACGGCCCGGCAGGAGACGGACTCCATCCCGCTGGTGGACGACATCCGCTTCCACTTGGGCAGCACCGCGCAGACGTGCAGCGCCATGGAGCAGGCAGAGCGGCAGCTGCGGGCGCTGGAGGACCTGCTGGCGTCTGTCGGCCTGGACTGCTGA
- the ABTB1 gene encoding ankyrin repeat and BTB/POZ domain-containing protein 1 isoform X5 — translation MLDTKWKGKSVVVLRHPLINPVAFGALLQYLYTGCLDVGVEHVGDCERLAKQCQLWDLLGDLEAKCELASKPGTCVKVLTIEPPQVDPRLREDLALLADCALPPELRGDLGELPFPCDGFSSCPDVCFRVDGYSFLCHKAFFCGRSDYFRALLDDHFRENEELEASGGLLAITLHDVSPAVFTHVLYYVYSDHTELPPELAYDVLSVADMYLLPGLKQLCGRGLAQLLDEDSVVGVWRVAKLFGLARLEDQCTKYMAKVIEKLLEREDFVEAVKEEAAAVTARQETDSIPLVDDIRFHLGSTAQTCSAMEQAERQLRALEDLLASVGLDC, via the exons ATGCTCGACACCAAATGGAAGGGCAAAAGTGTCGTGGTCCTCAGGCACCCTCTG ATCAACCCCGTGGCCTTTGGGGCCCTCCTGCAGTACCTGTACACAG GCTGCCTGGACGTCGGTGTGGAGCATGTCGGCGACTGTGAGCGTCTGGCCAAGCAGTGCCAGCTGTGGGACCTGCTCGGCGACCTGGAGGCCAAGTGTGAGT TGGCTTCCAAGCCAGGCACGTGTGTGAAGGTGCTGACCATTGAGCCCCCCCAGGTAGACCCCCGGCTGCGGGAGGACCTGGCCCTGCTGGCCGACTGTGCCCTGCCCCCCGAGCTCCGG GGTGATCTTGGCGAGCTGCCCTTCCCTTGCGACGGCTTCAGCAGCTGTCCTGATGTCTGCTTCCGAGTGGACGGTTACAGCTTCCTCTGTCACAAG GCCTTCTTCTGTGGCCGCAGCGATTACTTCCGGGCCCTGCTGGATGACCACTTCCGCGAGAACGAGGAGCTGGAGGCGTCAGGCGGCCTCCTGGCCATCACCCTGCACGACGTCTCGCCCGCCGTCTTCACCCATGTGCTGTACTACGTCTACAGTGACCACACCGAG ctgcctcccgaGTTGGCCTACGACGTGCTGAGTGTGGCTGACATGTACCTGTTGCCAGGCCTGAAGCAGCTGTGTGGCCGTGGCCTGGCCCAGCTGCTGGACGAGGACAGCGTGGTGGGCGTGTGGCGCGTGGCCAAGCTGTTTGGCCTGGCGCGCCTGGAGGACCAGTGCACGAAGTACATGGCCAAGGTCATCGAGAAG CTGCTGGAGCGGGAGGACTTCGTGGAGGCGGTGAAGGAGGAGGCCGCGGCCGTGACGGCCCGGCAGGAGACGGACTCCATCCCGCTGGTGGACGACATCCGCTTCCACTTGGGCAGCACCGCGCAGACGTGCAGCGCCATGGAGCAGGCAGAGCGGCAGCTGCGGGCGCTGGAGGACCTGCTGGCGTCTGTCGGCCTGGACTGCTGA
- the ABTB1 gene encoding ankyrin repeat and BTB/POZ domain-containing protein 1 isoform X2, with the protein MLDTKWKGKSVVVLRHPLINPVAFGALLQYLYTELGWWAEARPRGSRGPPQALSLPPALHPYPGCLDVGVEHVGDCERLAKQCQLWDLLGDLEAKLASKPGTCVKVLTIEPPQVDPRLREDLALLADCALPPELRGDLGELPFPCDGFSSCPDVCFRVDGYSFLCHKAFFCGRSDYFRALLDDHFRENEELEASGGLLAITLHDVSPAVFTHVLYYVYSDHTELPPELAYDVLSVADMYLLPGLKQLCGRGLAQLLDEDSVVGVWRVAKLFGLARLEDQCTKYMAKVIEKLLEREDFVEAVKEEAAAVTARQETDSIPLVDDIRFHLGSTAQTCSAMEQAERQLRALEDLLASVGLDC; encoded by the exons ATGCTCGACACCAAATGGAAGGGCAAAAGTGTCGTGGTCCTCAGGCACCCTCTG ATCAACCCCGTGGCCTTTGGGGCCCTCCTGCAGTACCTGTACACAG AACTCGGGTGGTGGGCCGAGGCACGGCCGCGGGGCAGCCGAGGGCCCCCTCAGGCTCTgagcctccccccagccctgcaccCATACCCAGGCTGCCTGGACGTCGGTGTGGAGCATGTCGGCGACTGTGAGCGTCTGGCCAAGCAGTGCCAGCTGTGGGACCTGCTCGGCGACCTGGAGGCCAAGT TGGCTTCCAAGCCAGGCACGTGTGTGAAGGTGCTGACCATTGAGCCCCCCCAGGTAGACCCCCGGCTGCGGGAGGACCTGGCCCTGCTGGCCGACTGTGCCCTGCCCCCCGAGCTCCGG GGTGATCTTGGCGAGCTGCCCTTCCCTTGCGACGGCTTCAGCAGCTGTCCTGATGTCTGCTTCCGAGTGGACGGTTACAGCTTCCTCTGTCACAAG GCCTTCTTCTGTGGCCGCAGCGATTACTTCCGGGCCCTGCTGGATGACCACTTCCGCGAGAACGAGGAGCTGGAGGCGTCAGGCGGCCTCCTGGCCATCACCCTGCACGACGTCTCGCCCGCCGTCTTCACCCATGTGCTGTACTACGTCTACAGTGACCACACCGAG ctgcctcccgaGTTGGCCTACGACGTGCTGAGTGTGGCTGACATGTACCTGTTGCCAGGCCTGAAGCAGCTGTGTGGCCGTGGCCTGGCCCAGCTGCTGGACGAGGACAGCGTGGTGGGCGTGTGGCGCGTGGCCAAGCTGTTTGGCCTGGCGCGCCTGGAGGACCAGTGCACGAAGTACATGGCCAAGGTCATCGAGAAG CTGCTGGAGCGGGAGGACTTCGTGGAGGCGGTGAAGGAGGAGGCCGCGGCCGTGACGGCCCGGCAGGAGACGGACTCCATCCCGCTGGTGGACGACATCCGCTTCCACTTGGGCAGCACCGCGCAGACGTGCAGCGCCATGGAGCAGGCAGAGCGGCAGCTGCGGGCGCTGGAGGACCTGCTGGCGTCTGTCGGCCTGGACTGCTGA